A segment of the Aureliella helgolandensis genome:
GTAACGGTCAAAACCGAAGTTTCTTGCAATCGCCCCATCAGGGCGGCGATATCGACTGGAAAGATCGTTGCGGACACAAACAGCAGATCGCAGTCTGTCAGCTCGACATCGAGCACGGACTGGTAGTAGATGACCTTGATAGGCCGGTCGTGTACCGTCCGCTTGCCGGCGATCTTCTCCAGGCTGCTGCGAACTCCGGCGGATCCAACAATTCCAATCCGAAATTCCGGATGGAGGGCGAACTCTTGGGCGGGCCACTGAGTAAAACGCCCAAAGCTATAGAGATAGACAGCCTTAATGTTGTCTGCCTTGGCGATTTTCAGAATTGCAGCTTGTTCGGGCGACGTCGTGGTGGCCTCTTGGCCAGTCGCCCAGGCAGCAAAACACAAGATTCCCAGCAGCGATGCGAACAATCGAAGTGCTGCGGAAAGCATCTTGCTACGACTCCACAGCGTGAGAGGGAATTCGATTGGAGCTAGGCATCAAGGAAGAACGCTCTCCCGATTTACTACCAGAGGATAGGTTCCCGTTTACCAAGCGGGAGATACTCAATAGCGTAAACCGACCATGCCGTAGAACTCACGCTGTACGTTTGTAGCGATATTGCTGGTAAAAGCGTCGTTGCCAAATTCAGGATGATCAATGTCGAGCAGATTTCGGCCGACTAGCGAAATTTCGCAGTAGCTGCTCGGGCTCCAAGCCAACCGCACATCGGCCGTGTTGTAGCTTGGGATTTGTTGGGCACGCAGGTTATCGACATAACGCCACATCACATCGAGCGTCGTTTGGTGGGCGAAGTTCCACGAAGACTGGAGGTAGACTTGATTGTTGGGGCTGCTGTCTACGTTGGTACCATCGCTTGACAGTTTCTCCCTCAAGCTGGTGTACGCTCCATAGAGTCGCCACCCGTCTCGAATCTGATAGTTGGTCGCTAATTCGAAGCCGTAGCTACGTCCTTCTCCGTCGTTGGCAATATTCAACGGTAGGAAGTAGGCCGGGATCGTGGCGTCCAAATAGGGAGTCCCGCGAGTCACGGATTGCAAATCGTTGTAATTAAAATAGAAGGCGGCTGCGTCCCAAGAAAAACGCTGTGTTGGCTGCGAACGCATACCAATTTCCCAAGCATCCAAGTTTTCGGACGCAAAGTCGTGGTTGCCAGTAAACAGGGGGAACACTCCCGGAGCGGCAGGTTGGGAGAGCATGGCTAAACGGACATCGTCCCCGACTCGCGTCGGAGAGCGTACCGCATGAGAGTAGGAGCCCCAAATTGATTGGCTTTCCGTAGGAGTCCATAGCAACCGAGCGGTGGGCTGAAATTCAAACGGAGTGTAATCGCTATGGATGAATTTGGCTCCAGTCGTGAAATACAGCTCATCCTCTCGCAGGGTGATCTCATCTTGAACGAAATAGCTGAACAGATCGACCGAGCGTCGATCTGGGCTGAAAGTCAGAAAGAGAGGTGAGTTTTCAATCCTGTCGCGGGAATTCCGATATCCAGCTCCCCAAATAAAAGCATGCCTCTCAAACCAACTAAATCGATGTTGGAAATCGATGTCTAAGGTATCGCGGTCTTCGCGAAACTTTTTGGCTTTGTAAGTCCGCTCGGTCCGATCGTAGTAGGCTTGAATCGACCAGTCGCTATCTTCGCCAGTGGATTGGGTGTACCGCAACAACGTGTTCCAGCCAGCCAGGGCGGCATCATCCACTAGGTTCTCGGAGAAGGGAGTCAACGCGGCCGGGTAAATATTCTCACGGCCTGTCGTTCCATCGTAGGCGTCGCCTTGGAACGTCCAACCGGAGTCGCTATCGGGTTGCCAGTCGGCGCGAAAGCCACCGCGTCCCATTCGCCAATCATCGTGAGCTTGACCGTCGGGGACGTAACCGCGGTCATGCTCATGCCATTTCCCGTAAACTCGCATGTCAACGCCACTTTGGGTTCTCCAACCGTGGCGGGCACTGGTGAATCCACGCTGTTCGGTTCCGGCTCCCGCTTCCACGTAGGTGCCATGCGTCTCTGAAGCGTTTTTGGTGATGATGTTGATGACCCCATTGACCGCGTTGGCACCCCATACACTTGCACCTGGGCCACGCGAGACCTCAATCCGTTCGACGTCCTCCAACAATAAATCTTGGACGTCCCAAAAGGTTCCTCCGAACATGGGGGTGTAAACGGTCCGGCCGTCAATTTGCACCAGCAGCTTATTGGCAAATCGGCCGTTGGAACCACGAATGCTGACCGCCCATTTATTGGCATCAATCGCCGCTACCTGTACCCCAGGGGCCATCCGTAGTACATCGGGAATCGTACGCGCCCCAGAGCGACGGATCATTTCATTGGAGATGACAAAAATCGCAGCCGGAGACCGGCCAACGGTGCTCTTCTGGCGACTCACCGATGTCACTTCGGTTTGCAGTGCCGGAGCGGTAGCATGGCTACGGACACTGACATTGGCCAGTTCACCCACATCTTTGTCTGCCATGTCCAGCAGGGAGTCGAGCTCATCCTCGTCCTCGTCAATATTCTCCGCTACTTCGGTTGGATTTTCCTCTGCGACCCCAAGATTTTGAGGATTCCAGGCGGCGCCCGTTGGTCCTGCACTCGATGCAGTGGGGGCATTCCCGGCGAAAATCCCCAGTGCCACAGATTCTTTGAGAAGGTCTTGAGCATGCAGCTGCTCGCTCTCAAGCATCGCAGGCGCAAGTAGCAGGGTCGCAAATATCAGGCTTCGGTTGGCAAGCAACGTATTCAAGCGGGCATCCTTGCCAATTCATTCTAGATTGCTGATCTCTTGCATCTCTTAGGGGGTGCATCGGGTGGGGCGGCCAGATCGCATTCTCTTTTTGCGCCGAATATGCCTATTTTGAAATCTGAATGTGAAAGTCTAAGGGTTGTTCGGCATGGTGAACGCCACTCGGCATGCTCAGAGCGGTCGCTCTCAATGCAAGGCGCCCATCGCGTCCGTCATGGCGGCGGCTGGCCAGCGTTTATTTTTTCCTGCAGGCGAGAATGCTAGTATAAGCGTGAAGCGACACCTGCCGTCAGTTGACGCCGGTAGCTGCGCGAAAAGGGTAGAGGCATTGCTCGAAAGCAACTTCTCGGGCTGGCTGGACGAGCCAGTCCGCGCTTGGCAACTTGCCGCGTAGAAATGCCAACGCTCTCGTCCCGCCAGCTGGATCCGCTGCTGGCTACGCGTTTGTCCAGTAAGGAGCGTGGCCGGCGGTTGAGTGGTTTAAATGATCGCATGGACGTGAACGACTCGCCCACGTACTTCGACACGCTCTTCGGCGATAGCGGCAATGGCTTCGGGCAGGAGTTGGCATTCCAGTTCAAAGACTCGGTTTTGCAGGCTGTCCGAGGTGTCGGTATCGTAGACCGCGCAGGCGCGCTGGGCGATGATGGGGCCGTGGTCGTACTCGTTGTCGACAAAGTGGACGGTGCATCCGGATGTCTTAACGCCGTATTCAACGGCGCGTTGATGAACTCGTTTGCCGTAGTATCCCTGACCGCAAAACGAAGGGATCAGTGAGGGATGAATGTTAATGACGCGGTTTTCATACTCGGGAGCGATCAGGAGATGCTCGACATATCCGCCCATTACAAGTAATTGCACATCGTGTTCCTGGCACAGATCGAAAATGCGTGCGGAGTGTTCTTGGGCGGTGGCAAAATCCTTGCGTGAAACAATTTGAGTTGGAATGCTGGCTGCCCGGGCATGCTTCAAGCCCTGCGCATCGGGATTGCTACTGATTACCAGTTGGAAATCAACGGGAAGTTCCCTTGCCAATTGCCAATCGATCAGATTCTTGAGTGTCGTTCCACCCCCAGATATCAGAACAGCGATGCGAAGTTTTTGCATGAGGAGCCTACGTGGATTGCCGCGAATGGATGAGCGAATGGATGAGGAGGAGTGCGAGGTTGGCTGTGCAGTCACCGACTGGCGGGGGTGAACGCAGAGCGCGAAAACGCAGGGTTTCTTGCCTGCCGACTCCGTCTTAAACCACCTCGATCCCCAAGCTTATGGAATGCCCGGCGACTTCAAAAGTTTGGCACTCCATTGCGGGAGGGGCTGAGTCCTGACGGAATTCAACAGCTAGCGTCTCCCCCACAATATAGTCTTTGTTCTCGAGCAGTGCGGCGGTTAGCTCAGAATCTTGGCAATCGAGGTGGATAATAATCCGATCGGTAAATTGGCAATCGCGTTGTTTTCGTAGGTCTTGAATCAAACGCACTACGTCGCGGGCCATGCCCTCGCGCAGTAACGCCGGGGTTAAATCGGTGGAGAGAACAACCACGCAGTACTTACCTTGGGCGGCGGTCCAACCGCTTTTGGCTTGCAACCGCACTTCCAACTCTTCGTGGTCGAACTTGAGCGTTTCGCTGCCGAGTGCAATTTGCACGTAACCTTGGCTCGCCATGTCGCTCACCAATTGAGCTCCATCGGCTGCAGCTAGAGCGGCCTTGAGGGCTGGCAATTGCTTGCCGACGCGGGGCCCCAGCTTTTTGAAGTTGGGCAAGACTTGGTACTGAATGTAGGGGCTGTTGCCCGCGTTGTAGGCTACTTCCTTGACGTTCAGCTCTTCGCACACAATACCGTTGTGTTCGGTCAGCCAAGCCATGTGTTCGTCGCTGGCCAAGCTCACTTCGACCCGTGAGAGTGGTTGACGGACCTTCAGCTTTGCATCCATCCGAGCACTGCGTCCCAGGGAGGCGACCTCCTGCAAAACTTGCATGCGGGCGCTCAAGACCGCGTCACAGCGGTCGGGCGTCAGGGCGGGATAGTCGCATAAATGCACGCTTTCGCGAACGCGACCCCGGACCGATTCGGTCAGCGTCTGCCACATCAATTCCGAGACGAACGGCACGAACGGAGCGATCAGTTTCGAGAGCTGGATGAGCACTTCGTACAAAGTCCAGTAGGCATCCGCCTTGTCGACACTCTCGGTGGCATTGGCCTTGCCCCAATAGCGATCGCGACTGCGGCGAACGTACCAGTTGCTGAGCTCATTGACCAGCGAGGTGATTTGTTGGCAAGCGCCGAAGCTATCATAGCGATCCATCCGTGCGATGACTTCACCAGTGGTCATCGACAGCTCGCTAAGAATCCAGCGATCGAGTTCGGCGCGTTGCTCCACGGGGCGGTAGGAGGCGGCTTGGGAGAGCTCCTCGCGCGCGAGTTGGTCGAGTTGCCCATTGATTTCCGAAGGTCCGGCGAATTGATCGATCTCGGCGTAGATCGTAAAGAAGCTCAGGACGTTCCACATGCGCAAGAGGAATTCGGGGATGCTATCGCGAATGGCTCGCTCGGAGTAGATGATCGAACTCCAGGGCGGCTGATTGGCGAAGAAGTACCATCGCAGGGCATCGGCGCCGTGATTGTCGAAGATTTCTTGAGGGCTGCGATAATTGCGCAGGCTCTTGGACATCTTTCCAGTCTTGGAAACGTATTTCTTGCCGAGTGCCTGGCGCGCTTCATCCTCGGTCAAGAAGCGTTGCTTGCCATCCTTACTCTCGTACCATTCGGCCAGCATGAGCCCCAATACGATGCAATTTCGGTAGGGGTGTGGGAATTTCTGCGAGTCTTGTTGACCGAGCTGTTCGCCAAACAGCATCGTGCTGATAGCCAGTTGGCTGTAAAACCAACCACGTGTCTGGTCGATGGCTTCGCTGATGAAGTCGGCGGGAAACGCTTTCTCGAAGCGGTCTTTGTTTTGGTGCGGGTAGCCCCATTGCGCGAAAGGCATGGCGCCGGAATCATACCAGCAGTCGATGACCTCGGTCACGCGGCGCATGCGTGCACCGGGGGCGAAGGGGGAATCGTAAGTAATGGCATCGATGTACGGCTTGTGGACTTTGAGATCCTCCGCCAAATCGGGATTCTCCGCTTTGGCCTTTTCCCAGATCTCGGTACCGGTGCGACCTGGTTTGGACAGCACCTCTTCGTAACTGCTGACCGCTTCTCGTCGGCCGGTCTCCTCGCACTCCCAAATCGGCAGAGGAGTTCCCCAGTAGCGTTCGCGCGAGAGGGCCCAGTCCACGTTGCTTTCCAAGAATTTTCCAAAGCGTCCGTCGCGAATGTTCTCCGGGGACCAGCCGATCTTCGAGTTGTTCTCCAGCATCTGGTCGCGGAAGTCGGTGGTCCGGATGAACCAGCTCTCGCGCGGATACTGGATCAATGGATCTTCCTGGGCACGCCAGCAGAAGGGGTAGTCGTGCAGATATTGATCGAGCAGCAATAGGCGTCCCGATTCCTTCAGCTCTCGTGAAATGGCCTTGTCCGCATCCTTGACCCACACCCCTTCGTGTTGAGGGCAGTCGGAAGTGAACTTGCCATCTGGGCCGACTGCACACAGCAGCGCGGGTACGTCGCCAGTGGTTTCAAACTTGGCAAGTTCTTTGGCGAAGACGTCGTAGTCAACTTCACCAAACGCCGGGGCGATATGGACCAGCCCGGTACCGCTGTCGAGCGTCACAAAGTCGGCGGCTAAGACTCGCCAGTACAGATGGGCTTGGCCCCCGCTGACGAGCTCTCCTTGGGCATCAGCCCACTTGGCATGGTAGGTATCGAGGGGAGGTTGGTAGCGCATGCCGACCAATTCCGAACCGGGCAGAGTTCGGATCACCTGCCAGGTTTGTTTGACTTTTTCAGCCAAGGAATCGACGAGTGCGGAAGCGACGATTAGCTCTTCCTCCGAGTCCTCGACCCGACAGACGGCGTATTCGATCTCAGGATGAACTGCGGCGTACATGTTGCTTGGAAGAGTCCAAGGTGTTGTGGTCCAGACCACCAAAGAGGTTTGTGGGGAATCGACCAGTGGGAATTTGACAAACACGCTCGGATCGGCGACTTCGCGGTAGCCCTGCCCTACCTCGCCCGCAGAAAGTGCGGTACCGCCTTGAGCCCACCACCAGACGATTTTATGGCCGCGATAGAGCAAGCCTTGGTCGAAGAGTTTTTTGAGGGACCACCAGACGCTTTCCACGTAACTTTGGTGGTAGGTCACGTAGGCTTCGCTGAGGTCGATCCAGAAGCCGAGACGCTCGGTCAGCACCTCCCAGTCTTGCATGTACTTCCACACACTTTGCTGGCATTTTTGGATAAAGGGTTCGATGCCGTAACGCTCGATCTCCTCTTTGCTGTGGATGCCAAGCTCTTTGCAGACCTCGACCTCGACCGGCAAACCGTGGGTGTCCCAGCCCGCCTTGCGTTCGCACAGGTAGCCCCGCATGGTTTTGTAGCGAGGGAACAGGTCCTTGATAGCTCGGGTGAGGCAGTGTCCCGGATGCGGTAGCCCGTTGGCGGTAGGAGGCCCTTCGTAGAAGACAAACGACTCGGCGCCGGCCCGCTGCTGCAGACTTTTCTCGTAAATCTCGTTCTGTTTCCAGAATTCGAGCATTTTGACTTCTTGTTCCGGGAACCGAACTTGAGTGCTAACGGCTTTGAACATTGTGGAGCTTGGAGAAAGAGTCGAATGGTGGAAATTTGAGGTAAGTGCCGAGCGATCCCTAGTGAGTCGTGCTTGATGTGCCAGCCACTCCTGGGGCCCGTGCCAACGAGTTGCAGGCTTGTCCGGTGGTCAACGCTTGGGTGCAGCTAGGACTCGCACCGCCCCCGTCATGTTCATGTCGGCAACATGCTGGCAGTAGGAAGACTGATTTTGGTCGGGGAAGCAGCTCCCTCCAAGGGTACTTTGCCCCGATTGCGGCGATTCAGCCATGTTTGAGGGGCCGACTGCTGTTTTTTTGAGGGGGCTAATGACGTAAAATCGCATTCCCGCGACAGAAATGGCTTCCATTTCCCTACTCCTCTCAAGAGATATAGCGATAAAAATGTCGGATGCTGCTGAATTCGAAGAATTCCCTGAGGCTCAAGGTGAAGATGTCAAGGAACGGCCGCAACCGGCGGATGAACCGGCGGACATTGATTTATCGGGGCCACAGCGGGCCGATTTGTTGGCGATGATGCAGCGAACGATTGTTCGACTCGAGAAAGATGGGACCAGTCGGGGGGATTTGAAAATTCTCAACAGCACCTTGCGGGAACTGCGATACGCCTTCAAGGTCTTTCAGCCCTACCGACGTCGCCGCAAAGTGACGGTGTTTGGCTCGGCGCGCACGCGACCGGAACAGGCCTCCTACCAGCAAGCGGTTGAGTTCGGGCGGGCCATGTCGAGGCACGGCTGGATGACGATTACCGGAGCCGGTGGTGGGATCATGGAAGCGGGCCATGTGGGCGCGGGCAAGGAGTTCTCCATGGGACTCAATATCATGCTGCCCTTCGAACAGAGCTCCAATGCAGTGATCCACGGCGATCCTAAATTGGTAACGATGAAGTACTTTTTCACCCGCAAGCTGATGTTCGTCAAGGAATGCAGCGCCGTCGTTTCGCTGCCGGGCGGATTCGGTACGCTCGATGAAACCGCCGAGACTTTAACGCTGCTGCAAACCGGGAAGCAGACAATGTTGCCCGTGGTTTTGCTCGACGCGCCCGGGGGAGATTACTGGAGGCATTTTGGAACGTTCATCGACCAAACACTGCTTCGCGATGGCATGATCAGCCCCGAAGATCGTGCACTGTATATGATCACCAATAGCGTTCAGGCCGCCGTTGACGAAGTTCTCAATTTCTACCGTGTCTATCACAGCATGCGGTATGTGCGAGATACGCTCGTTCTGCGAGTTAGTCAGAAGTTGGGCGAAGCAGAAGTATCCCAACTGAATGAAGATTTTTCGGACATCCTGGTCGAAGGGAAGATTGAGCAAGTCCCCGCCTTGCCTGAAGAAGCCAACGAACCGGAACTGGCTGACTTGGCGCGTTTGACCCTCAGATTTGATCGCAAGCAACTCGGAAGATTGCGGATGCTGATCAACGCCATCAACGCGACTTGCCCCG
Coding sequences within it:
- a CDS encoding YfiR family protein, with amino-acid sequence MLSAALRLFASLLGILCFAAWATGQEATTTSPEQAAILKIAKADNIKAVYLYSFGRFTQWPAQEFALHPEFRIGIVGSAGVRSSLEKIAGKRTVHDRPIKVIYYQSVLDVELTDCDLLFVSATIFPVDIAALMGRLQETSVLTVTESSSRPNGTVVNFVESNGQIQFEINLEEAKRKQLAMDARLLRQGTRMQPHSPSQSP
- a CDS encoding TonB-dependent receptor plug domain-containing protein, producing the protein MNTLLANRSLIFATLLLAPAMLESEQLHAQDLLKESVALGIFAGNAPTASSAGPTGAAWNPQNLGVAEENPTEVAENIDEDEDELDSLLDMADKDVGELANVSVRSHATAPALQTEVTSVSRQKSTVGRSPAAIFVISNEMIRRSGARTIPDVLRMAPGVQVAAIDANKWAVSIRGSNGRFANKLLVQIDGRTVYTPMFGGTFWDVQDLLLEDVERIEVSRGPGASVWGANAVNGVINIITKNASETHGTYVEAGAGTEQRGFTSARHGWRTQSGVDMRVYGKWHEHDRGYVPDGQAHDDWRMGRGGFRADWQPDSDSGWTFQGDAYDGTTGRENIYPAALTPFSENLVDDAALAGWNTLLRYTQSTGEDSDWSIQAYYDRTERTYKAKKFREDRDTLDIDFQHRFSWFERHAFIWGAGYRNSRDRIENSPLFLTFSPDRRSVDLFSYFVQDEITLREDELYFTTGAKFIHSDYTPFEFQPTARLLWTPTESQSIWGSYSHAVRSPTRVGDDVRLAMLSQPAAPGVFPLFTGNHDFASENLDAWEIGMRSQPTQRFSWDAAAFYFNYNDLQSVTRGTPYLDATIPAYFLPLNIANDGEGRSYGFELATNYQIRDGWRLYGAYTSLREKLSSDGTNVDSSPNNQVYLQSSWNFAHQTTLDVMWRYVDNLRAQQIPSYNTADVRLAWSPSSYCEISLVGRNLLDIDHPEFGNDAFTSNIATNVQREFYGMVGLRY
- the purN gene encoding phosphoribosylglycinamide formyltransferase translates to MQKLRIAVLISGGGTTLKNLIDWQLARELPVDFQLVISSNPDAQGLKHARAASIPTQIVSRKDFATAQEHSARIFDLCQEHDVQLLVMGGYVEHLLIAPEYENRVINIHPSLIPSFCGQGYYGKRVHQRAVEYGVKTSGCTVHFVDNEYDHGPIIAQRACAVYDTDTSDSLQNRVFELECQLLPEAIAAIAEERVEVRGRVVHVHAII
- the ileS gene encoding isoleucine--tRNA ligase, producing MFKAVSTQVRFPEQEVKMLEFWKQNEIYEKSLQQRAGAESFVFYEGPPTANGLPHPGHCLTRAIKDLFPRYKTMRGYLCERKAGWDTHGLPVEVEVCKELGIHSKEEIERYGIEPFIQKCQQSVWKYMQDWEVLTERLGFWIDLSEAYVTYHQSYVESVWWSLKKLFDQGLLYRGHKIVWWWAQGGTALSAGEVGQGYREVADPSVFVKFPLVDSPQTSLVVWTTTPWTLPSNMYAAVHPEIEYAVCRVEDSEEELIVASALVDSLAEKVKQTWQVIRTLPGSELVGMRYQPPLDTYHAKWADAQGELVSGGQAHLYWRVLAADFVTLDSGTGLVHIAPAFGEVDYDVFAKELAKFETTGDVPALLCAVGPDGKFTSDCPQHEGVWVKDADKAISRELKESGRLLLLDQYLHDYPFCWRAQEDPLIQYPRESWFIRTTDFRDQMLENNSKIGWSPENIRDGRFGKFLESNVDWALSRERYWGTPLPIWECEETGRREAVSSYEEVLSKPGRTGTEIWEKAKAENPDLAEDLKVHKPYIDAITYDSPFAPGARMRRVTEVIDCWYDSGAMPFAQWGYPHQNKDRFEKAFPADFISEAIDQTRGWFYSQLAISTMLFGEQLGQQDSQKFPHPYRNCIVLGLMLAEWYESKDGKQRFLTEDEARQALGKKYVSKTGKMSKSLRNYRSPQEIFDNHGADALRWYFFANQPPWSSIIYSERAIRDSIPEFLLRMWNVLSFFTIYAEIDQFAGPSEINGQLDQLAREELSQAASYRPVEQRAELDRWILSELSMTTGEVIARMDRYDSFGACQQITSLVNELSNWYVRRSRDRYWGKANATESVDKADAYWTLYEVLIQLSKLIAPFVPFVSELMWQTLTESVRGRVRESVHLCDYPALTPDRCDAVLSARMQVLQEVASLGRSARMDAKLKVRQPLSRVEVSLASDEHMAWLTEHNGIVCEELNVKEVAYNAGNSPYIQYQVLPNFKKLGPRVGKQLPALKAALAAADGAQLVSDMASQGYVQIALGSETLKFDHEELEVRLQAKSGWTAAQGKYCVVVLSTDLTPALLREGMARDVVRLIQDLRKQRDCQFTDRIIIHLDCQDSELTAALLENKDYIVGETLAVEFRQDSAPPAMECQTFEVAGHSISLGIEVV
- a CDS encoding LOG family protein is translated as MSDAAEFEEFPEAQGEDVKERPQPADEPADIDLSGPQRADLLAMMQRTIVRLEKDGTSRGDLKILNSTLRELRYAFKVFQPYRRRRKVTVFGSARTRPEQASYQQAVEFGRAMSRHGWMTITGAGGGIMEAGHVGAGKEFSMGLNIMLPFEQSSNAVIHGDPKLVTMKYFFTRKLMFVKECSAVVSLPGGFGTLDETAETLTLLQTGKQTMLPVVLLDAPGGDYWRHFGTFIDQTLLRDGMISPEDRALYMITNSVQAAVDEVLNFYRVYHSMRYVRDTLVLRVSQKLGEAEVSQLNEDFSDILVEGKIEQVPALPEEANEPELADLARLTLRFDRKQLGRLRMLINAINATCPGCDVSPSSS